In Scheffersomyces stipitis CBS 6054 chromosome 7, complete sequence, the DNA window TTGGAATGTTTTCCATCTTGACCCTGCCGGTCTCGATCCAATAAGGATCAATGagcttttccttttcttcatacATCACCTTGTAAGAAGTCTTGATTGTACCGTCACTGACACCGGTCTTGTCAGAGATCTTGGATGGGGGTAAGTCGATGCCAAATACCAATGCTGCCATATAAATAACAGTAGCAGCAATAGTTGTAGGCGATCTACCAGCCAAAACACCTACTTCCTTACATCTTCTAGCTATGTACTCAGCACCGTTCGTGACTTGAGCATTCAAACCCAAATGAGAAcagtttcttctgattAAGTCCTCAGCTGTGGTCTGCGTGGTTTGCATGTTGTCCTGGTTGAACATCAATGCATTTGGATTAGCTGCGTTCTTTTCTTGGATCACTTTGTCAATAATCTTGAATACTTTTCCTATTTCCTTGCGGGGGACATTGGTTAAGGCCCAGATCTCCTTGAATGAACGAGCCACTTTAGCCTTACGGCAGCCAATAAAGATAGCAGCAGCCATGATGGACTCTTGAGATTTGCCTCTCAATGGTCTTTCATCATACACCAACTTATACACTTCTTTGGCACCATCCTGGACAATCTTAGGCAACTGGTAACCATCACACATCTGTGAGATTTTTGCATATGCTGCCGCCAATGCAttgtccttcttgtctACAAGCGATTTGGACTGAGCCCTATTCAATTCTCGTCCAACTCTGGTGTTTTCTGGCACGTATGAAATCATAGTCGACAAATCCTCTGTGTCCAACAACGGATTCCCAGCATCTCCTACACGACTGGGGTCGTCTCCGTTCTGGTCGTCGTTGCTGAACGTTCTCCATTCGGATCTAGTATCCACTACACGATCACTGAGGACCAACCCACAACTGCCACAAACGATATCTCCTTCACTAAACCTCTCTATCAAATCAGGGGGGAAGATCTTACATTCGGGACATGTCAACGTGACGTTGAGATTAGGACCGAGAAACGGCTCGGGGCCATTTGACAGCACGGCAGTAGCAGCACTACCTGGAGCCATGTTTTTTAGCGTTCTTTTAGGGTGAAGAAACTGCTGGTTGAGTCGAACTGAAGCCGTTTCGAATCTGCTTATTAATCTGATGGTTGTGAACTTCGgaaaatctgaaaaaaaaaCTTGCAGCTTTGATTTCAGTGATAGATCCAGTAGCGTCACAATAATCAACTCTAAGGAGATAATAGATTAAGCAAGAAAGAGACGGATTAGTAggctgaagaaaagaagatggtAACCCTCTGTTCCATTTCAAACTGATGATAAAGGTAGAATTTATCATGATTCTCGCGGTCGTGCGCAGGTCACGTTTTTGCACGTGACACCTGTGGTACAAAATAGCAGATGTCAAGAATGGTAGGAAAAAGATACAGAAATATGTAATATTCCCATAGAAGTAAACACATAAGAAGGGACAGCCAAATGACAATTCAATTAAAAAACCACTTAAAATTAGAAGCTCTAACGatactttctcttttttaCTAAATGGCCTGTAGCATGTATTACGAAAAGCCCTCCAAATTTCGCCGTACGTTAATTGGTAGCGCCGATTTACATCGCTCCACAAAGCAAGCAATATTTTTGAGCAACTATTGGTTGTATAGTGTAGTGGTTATCACTTTCGGTTTTGATCCGGACAACCCCGGTTCGAATCCGGGTACGACCTATTTTTTGCCTTTTACTCTTTTGAACTTTATTGAGACGTTCTGTTACATTAAGACACCAAGATATATGTTCAAATCTGAAGACATTTCACCTCTGTGGATTGcgaaaaagtgaaaaattttgtgAGTGAACTTTTGAGATTTTGCTACAGAATGCTCGAGTTTTCAATCCTTAGAGAAGCCTCACAAAGCTAAGTATATACGATAATATAGTAGCTACAATGCTATAGCTACAGTGTTGGGCGGTAGTAGCCTATCAATGTAACCATATTGTCTTCTCTCCTTTATCttacttcttgttctttttaAAGTTCTTTTTTGTCGCATTCTTACGTCAGCATCAGACACTCGGTTCCTcatcaaatttttcagttgatTTTTTTTAATAGTGAATAACTTGCTTTCACCTCTTCTCCAGTTATTACCCCAAATAAACCATGTCTGCTGTAATTGGTATCACTTTCGGTAACACGTCGTCGTCCATTGCTGTCGCCACTCAAGATGGTAAGGTAGACGTCATCGCAAACCCAGACGGTGACAGAGCCATTCCTTCAGCCTTATCGTATGTTGGCTCCGATGAATACCACGGAGTCCAGGCTGAGCACCAGTTGGTGAGAAATGCCAAGAACACCATTATCAACTTCAGAGACTTTATTGGTAAGAGTTTTGACGAAGCTGAAACCGCTGCTCCATATCATGTAGGTGCTCCAGCCGTCAAGACAGCCGATGGAAAGATTGCCTACGACATTGTCAGAGATGGCAATAACGAGCTCATCACTGTAGACGAGATTTCCAAGAGACACTTCAAGCAACTTAAAGATGCTGCTGAAGACTACATAGGTAAGGAAATCGAAGGTGTAGTTTTGACTGTTCCTACTGACTTCAATGAGCATCAGAGACAACAGTTAACTTCCATTGCTACTGACGCTGGCTTAAAGGTATTGCAATTGATCAATGAGCCTTCTGCCGCTTTGTTGGCCCATTTGTCCGCCGATGAGGACCGTTTGTTACAGGACAAGATCTACGTTGTAGCTGATTTTGGTGGTGTCAGATCCGATGCAGCCGTCATTTCTGTGAGAGGAGGTGTCTTGACCATCTTGGCTACAGCCCACGAGTACGGCTTGGGAGGTGACAAGTTAGACGAGGCTTTGGCTGAATACTTCGCCAAGGAGTTCGAAAAGAAGACCAAGGTGAACCCTAGAACCAACGCCAGATCCATcgccaagttgaaggccGAGTCTATTGTAGTGAAGAAGACCTTGTCCAATGTTCAGACTTCGACCTGTTCTATCGAGTCTTTGGCTGAGGGTTTGGACTTTCACACTTCTATCAACAGATTAAGATACGAGTTGGCTGCTAGACAACCGCTTTCTGAAATGACTAGCTTTGTAGAGAAGGCTGTCGCCAAGGCAGGCTTAGATAATTTGGATATCGACGAAGTGTTGTTAGTTGGAGGTGCTTCGCACACTCCCAAATTGGCCAGCAACATCCAGTTCATATTCCCAGAAACCACTACTGTAGTTGCTCCAGCCTTGGACCCAAAGGCTTTGAATCCTACGGAATTAGTAGCTCGTGGAGCTGCTTTGCAAGCTTCTTTGATTGAATCGTtcgacgaagacgaaatcAAGGAGTCGTTACAGCCAATCGTCGTCAACACCCAGCACTTGACCAAGCCTATTGGTATCAAGGATGCTGAGGGTAACTTCCAGTCCATCTTGGTAGCCGAAACTGCCTACCCAATCAAGAGATCTATCCAAGTGACCAACGGTGAATCTGCTTCTGTAGTTGTAGAGTTGTATGAAGGTAAGAGAACAATCAAGGAAACCGTCGTTGAAGCTGAGCCTGTTTCTGACGAAGACTCGGAAGACGACTACTCCGACGACGAGccagaagtcaagaagGAGCTTGTGTACGAAGCTGGTTCCAAGTTGGCTGAGTTAACCTTGAAGGACTTGAAGCCAAACTCCAAGTTGGAAGTAACTGTCAACATCACCCAAAACGGTACTTTGCACTTGTCtggaagagaattgaagcaGGGTTCTGTTGCTGTCAAGGGTGAAATCACCTCTGCTTAATAGAGTCAATACATGAAAGTAAAAGAAATGAGTGTAGAGTAGAAGTGAGAACTATGGTATCATTTTGTCAAAACTACAATAAATGAACTTTAGTAGATCTACAAGTAGCATGGTAAAAGATTAATTGCAACATGAATAGAACCATAATATAAAAATTGTAAAAAATGTCAATTCTACTTCTTAAAATACCGAGACATATCATATATTGTATCCATATGATCTTCTAATATCTTAATATGCTCCGTAGTGTACGAGCATCTCCTTACATATCATGGTGGTTGCGAAATGCTTATTAGGGACAGAATCAATTAAGGAGCACCATACAGGAAAGTGTCAAGATATAAAAGCCAAAGTGTCGCATAGAGATAGACTTGAATTTTGTGAATCTGTTGGGCTTCTCTTTTACGCTAATTCCATTATTTTCACCATTTTCACCCTATTGGCACCGCCGTCTTGACAACATGGGCAAGAAAAAGCAGGAGATGTCGCAGGTGTAtaacaattccaacaacgaGTTCATTTTCGGCGAAAATGGTGGAAAAGGCAAACATCTATCATCCTTCCTCAAGAACCTCTCCTTGACAGGCACATCCTCCACATCTTCTGTCCATAGTGCGAACACAGACAATATCCACGAgatcaacagcaacatctACGGAACGTTGGGCTACTCTAGCTCCAAAGTCAGCTCCAACCAGAGCAACAGTGGGTCTATAATCTCCAATGTCCAGAACCCTACTAGTTTCACTAGACCTCCTCCAAAGCGATCTGTTTCGGTAGGAGCTTCGTATTCACATCTCGCATCAACACCTCCACCAGATGCTGGAGGTTCTAGAACTTCACCGTACATGGCTGGAAATCCCTCTACGGCTTCGAATCCTCAGATCATGCCTTCACATCGTAGATCTCATTCTAACACCAAGTACAAAGACCTAGACGACGACTGGGACGCCGACATCGACGTTTCCACAGACAGTGTAGTTAGAAGGTCGCCCGACAACAGAAATCTCAGTCGAGTGACCAAAGTAGAGTCGAATACGTCGTCACGGTCTTCTTTCAATCTCCAGCCATCTCCCATGCTCGACTCATTGTATCCTGACTTGACCCTTCCAGCCACAAACTCTTCCGTAAACTTAAACTCTCAAAAGCCAACAAACGAAGAGTCGCTTGATGTGGAGGACTACCGCACCACCATGGAGATCAACCGGTTGAACCAGATCAGCTCGAGAAACAATAAGTTCCGTAACATCCTTATTTCCGACTCCATCGTCAACCTCCAGGATCTTCGTAAACTAGCCTGGAACGGCATACCCTCAGAATTGAGAGCCTTGACGTGGCAAATCCTCTTAGGATATTTGCCGACTAACAGAGCTCGTCAGGCCTCTACCTTGAAACGTAAAAGACAAGAATATCTCGAAGGGCTCAATGCATCTACCAtagattttgaagatacAGCTCCATCTAACAGCTCTTCAGTATCGCTttccaacagcagcagtaaTTCCCGTGAAAAACAGTTGTATCATCAAATCAAAATTGATGTCCGTAGAACAAATCAGAGCATCAAGCTCTATGGCTATCCTGAGACCCAACAATCATTACGGAAATTATTGTATCTCTGGGCTGTAAGACACCCTGCCAGTGGATACGTCCAGGGAATCAACGACTTATGTACGCCGTTTTTTCagatcttcttgttgaactaCATCTGGCAACTTCAACGTAGAAGGGCTGGTGGAGCTGACGAACACAACGAAGATTCTAAGCTCTTCATACCAGGCTTGTTGGACGACAATGACGAAAAAGAACATAAACTTTTGAATGATCCAAAACTCATGTCATACACTTTGGACAACTTTGACCCGTCGCTATTGTCAGAAAGAGTACTCTCCATCCTAGAAGCGGACACATATTGGTGCCTCTCTCGTTTACTAGAAAACATTACAGATAATTACATTCACGAACAGCCAGGCATCATTAGACAAGTCGGTGACTTACGTAActtgatttccaagattgatttggaattgttgaaccaCTTGGATCATGAAGGAGTCGAATTCTTACAGTTCTCCTTTAGATGGATGAACTGTTTGTTGATGAGAGAATTATCTATCTCACTTATCGTAAGAATGTGGGATACCTACCTCAGTGAGACACCGTTGGggttcaacaactttcaTGTCTACGTCTGTGCTGCATTTTTAATCAAGTTCAGCAACGATctcaaagaaaaggatttTCAggagatcttgttgttccTCCAGAATCCACCCACTGGACACTGGAAGGAAAAGGACATTGAGCTCATGTTGAGTGAAGCATTCATCTGGCAGAGCTTGTATAAGAATGCAAGTGCCCATCTTCGTTAGATCGGCGCTACCattattttgcacccagcAAGTTGACGAGCAATAGAAACTAGAATCACAATTGCATGCGATTGAATGTTACTGGTAATGATAACGGGAATGTATCGATACATGTGTATCTATGTGGGTATATATGATCATTTAAGTATCTCTAATATATCTTCTCTTGTATCCATATATCCTGAATGCTTTATCCTTAGCTGTATCACGTGCCCTCATCTCGCTTTTTTTGACTCGGTTGCCTAATCGCGCGAAGCTTCTCCATACTTCACTTATCTAGTAGTAATTTATTAGTTAGACTCTGCGAACGTGAATTCATTTCCTGGCAATTTCTTATTATATATAAGGAACAAG includes these proteins:
- a CDS encoding general RNA polymerase II transcription factor, TFIIB subunit (go_component nucleus; transcription factor complex~go_function RNA polymerase II transcription factor activity~go_process regulation of transcription, DNA-dependent; transcription initiation from RNA polymerase II promoter), with the protein product MAPGSAATAVSSNGPEPFLGPNLNVTLTCPECKIFPPDLIERFSEGDIVCGSCGLVLSDRVVDTRSEWRTFSNDDQNGDDPSRVGDAGNPLLDTEDLSTMISYVPENTRVGRELNRAQSKSLVDKKDNALAAAYAKISQMCDGYQLPKIVQDGAKEVYKLVYDERPLRGKSQESIMAAAIFIGCRKAKVARSFKEIWALTNVPRKEIGKVFKIIDKVIQEKNAANPNALMFNQDNMQTTQTTAEDLIRRNCSHLGLNAQVTNGAEYIARRCKEVGVLAGRSPTTIAATVIYMAALVFGIDLPPSKISDKTGVSDGTIKTSYKVMYEEKEKLIDPYWIETGRVKMENIPKS
- the SSZ1 gene encoding regulator protein (DnaK homolog, interacts with Zuo1p (DnaJ homolog) to form a ribosome-associated complex (RAC) that is bound to the ribosome via the Zuo1p subunit heat shock protein 70 homolog; involved in pleiotropic drug resistance that forms a ribosome-associated complex similar to HSP70 family), whose amino-acid sequence is MSAVIGITFGNTSSSIAVATQDGKVDVIANPDGDRAIPSALSYVGSDEYHGVQAEHQLVRNAKNTIINFRDFIGKSFDEAETAAPYHVGAPAVKTADGKIAYDIVRDGNNELITVDEISKRHFKQLKDAAEDYIGKEIEGVVLTVPTDFNEHQRQQLTSIATDAGLKVLQLINEPSAALLAHLSADEDRLLQDKIYVVADFGGVRSDAAVISVRGGVLTILATAHEYGLGGDKLDEALAEYFAKEFEKKTKVNPRTNARSIAKLKAESIVVKKTLSNVQTSTCSIESLAEGLDFHTSINRLRYELAARQPLSEMTSFVEKAVAKAGLDNLDIDEVLLVGGASHTPKLASNIQFIFPETTTVVAPALDPKALNPTELVARGAALQASLIESFDEDEIKESLQPIVVNTQHLTKPIGIKDAEGNFQSILVAETAYPIKRSIQVTNGESASVVVELYEGKRTIKETVVEAEPVSDEDSEDDYSDDEPEVKKELVYEAGSKLAELTLKDLKPNSKLEVTVNITQNGTLHLSGRELKQGSVAVKGEITSA
- a CDS encoding GTPase-activating protein GYP1; amino-acid sequence: MGKKKQEMSQVYNNSNNEFIFGENGGKGKHLSSFLKNLSLTGTSSTSSVHSANTDNIHEINSNIYGTLGYSSSKVSSNQSNSGPPPKRSVSYKDLDDDWDADIDVSTDSVVRRSPDNRNLSRVTKVESNTSSRSSFNLQPSPMLDSLYPDLTLPATNSSVNLNSQKPTNEESLDVEDYRTTMEINRLNQISSRNNKFRNILISDSIVNLQDLRKLAWNGIPSELRALTWQILLGYLPTNRARQASTLKRKRQEYLEGLNASTIDFEDTAPSNSSSLYHQIKIDVRRTNQSIKLYGYPETQQSLRKLLYLWAVRHPASGYVQGINDLCTPFFQIFLLNYIWQLQQRVLSILEADTYWCLSRLLENITDNYIHEQPGIIRQVGDLRNLISKIDLELLNHLDHEGVEFLQFSFRWMNCLLMRELSISLIVRMWDTYLSETPLGFNNFHVYVCAAFLIKFSNDLKEKDFQEILLFLQNPPTGHWKEKDIELMLSEAFIWQSLYKNASAHLR